Proteins from one Vibrio pomeroyi genomic window:
- a CDS encoding YdcH family protein, giving the protein MLNENHAFILDFPDLKLDIVQLNHDDEKFKADMQKYHQLDYDIRQLEISGSPIDDDSMHNLKVERMELKDSLHKQLTRHHALKLV; this is encoded by the coding sequence ATGCTCAATGAAAACCATGCCTTTATCTTAGATTTCCCAGATCTTAAATTAGACATTGTTCAGCTCAACCACGACGACGAAAAATTCAAAGCAGACATGCAAAAATACCACCAACTTGACTACGACATCCGCCAACTAGAAATCTCTGGCAGCCCTATCGATGACGACAGCATGCACAACCTCAAAGTAGAACGCATGGAGCTAAAAGATTCACTTCACAAGCAGCTCACTCGACATCACGCGCTTAAGCTCGTTTAA
- a CDS encoding PLP-dependent aminotransferase family protein, whose translation MEIAQSLQQIQSSYIREILAAASDPNVISLAGGLPDEKTFPIDLMKPTLENLANMPEVFQYGSTAGYGPLLDHLTQSYQLPETHTAMICTGSQQGLDLIARAYVDPNDVVVMEAPSYLGAMQVFGLVQANIVTVSQTEFGPNLDELETCFAEQSPKMFYAVPDFHNPTGVCWATETRQKVAELCIKYNVAFIEDAPYRELRFTGTELPLVSSFCPDNSIVLRSFSKIASPGLRIGAVTGKRSYLEPLIKVKQGADLHSSVPMQALLVGLLKHEDFNLHMENIRTLYKSRYEVLFSELEKQLPADCVLKAVDGGMFIWVEIPECDTFELAKTLLSNGVAVVPSPVFYPKADEAKAALRLNFTNANPEELTEAVKRLAEVLNQA comes from the coding sequence ATGGAAATCGCACAGTCATTACAACAGATTCAATCTTCATACATTCGAGAGATCCTCGCAGCCGCAAGCGATCCAAATGTCATTTCATTAGCCGGTGGTTTACCGGATGAGAAAACATTTCCTATCGATTTGATGAAGCCAACGCTAGAAAACCTAGCGAACATGCCTGAAGTTTTCCAATACGGTTCGACTGCCGGTTACGGCCCGTTGCTTGATCACCTTACGCAAAGCTACCAACTGCCAGAGACTCACACAGCAATGATCTGTACCGGTTCTCAGCAAGGTTTGGATTTGATTGCACGAGCGTATGTTGATCCGAATGATGTGGTTGTGATGGAAGCGCCAAGCTACTTGGGTGCGATGCAAGTGTTTGGCTTAGTTCAAGCAAACATTGTGACTGTGTCTCAAACAGAATTTGGCCCAAACCTAGATGAACTAGAGACGTGCTTTGCAGAGCAATCACCGAAAATGTTCTACGCCGTACCAGATTTCCATAACCCAACAGGTGTGTGCTGGGCAACAGAAACTCGCCAGAAAGTGGCTGAGCTGTGTATCAAATACAACGTGGCATTCATTGAAGATGCACCTTACCGCGAGCTACGCTTTACAGGCACAGAGTTACCGTTGGTTTCATCTTTCTGCCCAGACAACTCTATCGTTCTTCGTTCATTCTCTAAAATTGCATCGCCAGGCTTACGTATTGGCGCGGTGACAGGTAAACGCAGCTACCTTGAGCCACTGATTAAAGTGAAGCAAGGCGCGGATTTACACTCAAGCGTTCCTATGCAAGCACTGCTTGTTGGTCTTCTCAAGCATGAAGATTTCAACCTGCATATGGAAAACATTCGCACGCTGTACAAGTCTCGTTATGAAGTGCTGTTTTCAGAACTAGAGAAACAACTACCTGCAGACTGTGTACTAAAAGCAGTAGACGGCGGGATGTTCATTTGGGTAGAAATCCCAGAGTGTGACACCTTTGAACTGGCTAAAACTCTACTCTCTAATGGTGTGGCGGTTGTACCAAGCCCAGTATTCTATCCAAAGGCTGATGAAGCAAAAGCCGCACTGCGTTTAAACTTCACTAACGCCAACCCAGAAGAGCTGACCGAAGCGGTGAAACGCTTGGCGGAAGTACTTAACCAAGCGTAG
- a CDS encoding rhodanese-related sulfurtransferase, with amino-acid sequence MSQYVVCALYKFVALDDYQEIRQPLTELLEANQIRGTLLLASEGINGTVAGKRESIDALLQWFKQDSRLADVVYKESFNEEQPFNRTKVKLKKEIVTMGVEGIDPRHVVGTYVKPNEWNDLISDPDVILVDTRNDYEVDIGTFKNAVNPNTETFREFPQYVEENLDPKKHKKVAMFCTGGIRCEKSTAYMKEQGFDEVYHLEGGILKYLEEVPEEESMWEGDCYVFDGRVAVNHQLEKSGYDVCNACRLPITDEDKASEHFEKGVSCPKCIDKHSDEQKARFREREKQVQLSNARGETHVGGEAAHLIEQRKKEKLAHKEQQRSGKKAK; translated from the coding sequence ATGTCTCAATATGTTGTATGTGCTCTGTATAAATTCGTAGCACTTGATGATTACCAAGAAATTCGCCAACCACTTACAGAATTGCTAGAAGCCAACCAAATCCGCGGTACTTTGTTACTTGCGAGTGAAGGCATCAACGGCACTGTTGCTGGTAAGCGCGAATCTATCGACGCCCTTCTTCAATGGTTCAAGCAAGACTCTCGCTTAGCTGATGTCGTTTACAAAGAATCGTTCAACGAAGAACAACCATTCAACCGTACCAAGGTTAAGCTTAAGAAAGAGATCGTAACCATGGGCGTTGAAGGTATCGACCCTCGTCACGTTGTCGGTACGTACGTTAAGCCAAACGAATGGAACGACCTTATCTCTGATCCAGATGTGATCTTGGTAGATACTCGTAACGATTACGAAGTCGATATCGGCACATTCAAAAACGCAGTAAACCCAAATACGGAAACCTTCCGTGAGTTCCCTCAGTACGTTGAAGAAAACCTCGACCCTAAGAAACACAAAAAAGTCGCGATGTTCTGTACTGGCGGTATTCGTTGCGAAAAATCAACAGCCTACATGAAAGAGCAAGGCTTTGATGAGGTCTACCACCTTGAAGGCGGCATTCTTAAGTACTTAGAAGAAGTGCCAGAAGAAGAGAGCATGTGGGAAGGCGACTGCTACGTATTTGATGGACGTGTTGCGGTTAACCACCAGCTAGAAAAGAGCGGTTACGATGTGTGTAACGCTTGTCGTCTGCCAATAACTGATGAAGACAAAGCGTCTGAGCACTTTGAGAAAGGCGTAAGCTGCCCTAAGTGCATTGATAAGCACAGCGACGAACAGAAGGCGCGTTTCCGCGAGCGTGAGAAGCAAGTTCAACTTTCAAATGCCCGAGGCGAAACCCACGTAGGTGGCGAAGCTGCTCACCTTATCGAGCAACGTAAGAAAGAGAAGCTAGCGCACAAAGAGCAGCAACGCTCTGGTAAGAAAGCGAAGTAA
- a CDS encoding GNAT family N-acetyltransferase — translation MSSVMQIRSELRYLVRELGLLDKNCLNSGLSLTQVHLLTYLRKNGPTPFSELSIQLSVEKASLSRTLNSLAEKLYIETSPSATDKRQKLFSLRQEGLQRLEEADESANSELSQLLNLMNPADTQNVIDGLRALRLSAFRKNATHNKARIQIEACSPVYRAEIDSLIKDTFADEQSIPKDLIPLSADINQKWWLARSGEYVLGAVAAWEQEGEWHWGRFAVDNRFRGLGIGKALARYSLVQTLEDTNQVHIEARDTTVNIVKALGGEVIGDRFDFYGMPVTPMCLTLNQLEEATKAQEFTLPAHL, via the coding sequence ATGTCATCGGTTATGCAGATAAGAAGCGAGCTACGTTATCTCGTTCGCGAACTTGGATTATTGGATAAGAACTGCCTAAATTCAGGTTTGTCACTCACGCAAGTTCACCTTCTAACTTATCTTCGCAAGAACGGACCGACTCCCTTTTCTGAGCTCAGCATTCAGCTCAGTGTGGAAAAGGCATCTCTTAGCAGAACGCTAAATTCTCTGGCCGAAAAGCTCTATATCGAGACCTCGCCCAGCGCAACGGATAAGCGCCAAAAGCTGTTTTCTCTGAGACAAGAAGGATTACAGAGACTAGAAGAAGCCGATGAATCTGCTAATAGCGAATTGTCTCAACTGCTCAACTTGATGAACCCAGCAGACACACAAAATGTGATTGATGGACTGCGAGCACTAAGACTGAGTGCCTTTCGCAAAAACGCCACTCACAACAAAGCCAGAATACAGATCGAAGCTTGCTCGCCTGTGTATCGCGCTGAAATTGATTCACTGATTAAAGACACCTTTGCGGATGAACAAAGTATTCCCAAGGACCTCATTCCTCTTTCTGCCGATATCAACCAAAAGTGGTGGCTCGCACGATCAGGTGAATACGTATTGGGTGCAGTAGCCGCCTGGGAGCAAGAAGGCGAATGGCACTGGGGACGTTTTGCGGTCGACAACCGATTCCGCGGCTTGGGGATCGGCAAAGCTTTAGCGCGTTATTCGCTGGTTCAAACTCTAGAAGATACTAACCAAGTTCATATTGAAGCACGCGATACCACGGTCAACATCGTAAAAGCACTTGGCGGAGAGGTTATTGGCGATAGGTTCGACTTCTATGGAATGCCAGTCACACCCATGTGTTTAACTCTCAATCAGCTTGAGGAAGCGACAAAAGCGCAGGAATTCACACTGCCCGCTCACCTGTAG
- a CDS encoding LysR family transcriptional regulator, which produces MKAKDISNLYLFCQSVECGGFAAASLQIHVSAPTLSRAVAHLEDKLGEKLVHRNAKQFQLTTAGDEYYQRFASLFSQLDHEWTQLSNSQPVLTGEIRVSCPEPFADYFLQKLAIEFMEMHPEVNISIHFSAGTERFFDEQIDLALVTSPPHATHLIQRQLFESPLVLAASPSYIEKNGTPNSAEALVSHRLLSGNNIPYWDLKRQGKTIRVPYQPKYSVSSLRLNIEATLLGAGICLMPKSSFERFASQDKLVEVLPDVECPTGKAFMLWADRKLIASRVVAFRDMIFERFENSAEFLVSINEDRNE; this is translated from the coding sequence ATGAAAGCTAAAGATATCTCCAATCTATACCTGTTTTGTCAGTCTGTTGAGTGTGGTGGTTTTGCCGCTGCGAGTTTGCAAATTCATGTGTCTGCGCCAACGTTATCAAGAGCCGTGGCTCATCTAGAAGATAAACTCGGTGAGAAGTTGGTGCACCGCAACGCTAAGCAATTCCAGTTGACGACGGCGGGTGATGAGTATTATCAACGCTTTGCTTCGCTTTTTTCTCAGCTTGACCATGAGTGGACCCAGCTATCCAATAGCCAACCTGTGTTGACCGGTGAAATTCGAGTGTCGTGCCCAGAACCATTTGCAGATTACTTTCTACAAAAGCTTGCGATTGAGTTTATGGAGATGCACCCAGAGGTGAATATCTCGATTCATTTCAGCGCAGGCACAGAACGCTTTTTTGATGAGCAGATCGATTTGGCCTTGGTGACCAGTCCTCCGCATGCCACACACCTTATCCAACGCCAGTTGTTTGAATCGCCATTGGTGTTAGCCGCTTCTCCGAGTTATATCGAGAAAAATGGTACGCCAAACAGTGCTGAAGCGTTGGTTTCACATCGCTTGTTGTCTGGAAATAACATCCCTTACTGGGATTTGAAGCGGCAAGGTAAAACCATTCGTGTGCCTTACCAACCTAAGTACTCGGTCAGTAGTTTAAGGCTCAACATTGAGGCGACCCTATTGGGGGCTGGGATATGCTTGATGCCGAAGTCGTCATTTGAGCGCTTTGCATCGCAAGATAAATTGGTGGAGGTGTTACCAGACGTGGAATGCCCGACAGGCAAAGCGTTTATGCTGTGGGCAGATAGAAAGCTGATAGCAAGCCGAGTGGTGGCGTTTAGGGATATGATCTTTGAGAGGTTTGAGAATTCTGCTGAGTTTTTGGTTTCGATTAATGAAGACAGAAACGAATAA
- a CDS encoding DUF2798 domain-containing protein, whose translation MKKFPRKFQYPLMVSMVLPTMLLSMPAIMVAKNLPQGGVFFDAWLTAVAQMLPSALLLLAVVAPTVRLFVTKMLLEPVSK comes from the coding sequence ATGAAAAAATTTCCACGTAAATTCCAATACCCACTAATGGTTTCTATGGTACTGCCAACCATGCTACTCAGCATGCCTGCCATCATGGTCGCTAAAAACCTCCCGCAAGGCGGCGTATTTTTTGATGCTTGGCTAACCGCTGTCGCTCAAATGCTTCCATCCGCATTATTGTTATTGGCTGTGGTTGCCCCAACGGTTCGACTGTTCGTGACTAAGATGTTGTTAGAACCAGTGAGCAAGTAG